The sequence CCCGCCCTCCGCCGCGACGGCGGCGGCGTAGTGGTCGATCTCGGCGTCGTCGAACGTGTCCGGGGACAGCGTCTTGGCCTTCAGGAACCAGTCGACGTAGTCGCGTTCGCGCCCGGCGAGCAGCGTCTCGGGAAGGTCGGGCACGAGGTGGAACGCGAAGTGCCAGGTCTTCCAGGCGCGTTGGGGGTCCGTCGGGATGGCGTCCGGGAGGCTGATACCGGGGATGCCGGCGTCGAGCAGGGCGACACCGTGCAGACGCTCCTCGTATGCCAGGGCCAGCGAGAAGGCGACCCAGGCCCCGATGTCGTGGGCCACGAGCCAGTACTCCTCCACGTGGAGCGCGGTCACGGCAGCGTGGACGCGCGAGGCGACGGTGTGCGTGTCGTAGCCGTGCGGAGGGCGGTCGGAGTGGCCCTGCCCGGGCAGGTCGATCGCTATCACGTGGTACCGCTCGGCGAGGCCCGGCATCACCTTGCGCCAAGCCCACCAGGTCTGCGGGAATCCGGCGAGCAGGACGACGGTGGGGCCGCTCGGCCGACCCCCTTCCACGGCATGGAGGCGGATGCCTCCGGCGTCGACCCAGCGGTGGCCGAAGCCCGCGAGGTCGTGCAGCGGCAGCCCGGAGCTCGGGTGCTGCCCGGAGGAGCGGTTCGCGGTGGTCGCGGTGTCGGTCATGCCGCGAGCCTAACCCATCTTGAACTGATCAGTTCAAGATAGGATGGGCGGGGGCCGCGACGGAGTGGCCCGAGCTCGTCGACGAGGTGCGTGCGTGATGGCCGGGAAGAAGCAGTTCGATGTGGACACCGCGCTCGATGCGGCGATGGTCCGGTTCTGGCGAGCCGGATACGCCGACACCTCCCTCGACGACCTCTCCAGGGCGACCGGACTGAACCGCAGTTCCATCTACTCCTCGCTCGGCGACAAGGACACGCTCTACCTGCGCTGCCTGGACCGCTACGCCACGCGGTACGGAGGCAGGTACGACCAGGCCCTCTCGGCCGCGTCCGAGGAACCGCTGCGGGCGGTACGGGCCTTCTTCGAGGTCACGCTCGCGCGCATCGCCGACCCCGACGTGCCGGACGGATGCCTGGTCGCCCAGACCGCGATGGCGGTACCGGTGCTTAACCCCGCCATCGCCGCGCGCGCGATCGAAGCCCTGGCCATGCAGCGCACCCGGCTGCGGACCGCCCTGGCCGCCGCGGACCTGGCCGACTCCGATGCCGACGCCTTCGCCGTCCACCTCGCGGCGGTCAACCAGTCGCTGGCCGTGATGAGCAGAGCCGGCACGAGCCGCCGGCAACTCCACACGATCGTCGACATCAGCATCAGCGCACTCGCCCGCGCACTCCCCACCCCGACCCCCACTCCCAACCCCTGAGCCCAGAGCCCGTCGACGCCTCACCGCCCGTCGTCGCCGTCGGTCGGGTGTGGAAACCGTTTCGTTCACCGACCTGTCCAGAAAACCGAAGGCCGTGGCTGCCAAGGCTGCCGCGTTGGGCCGCCTGCGTGTCACGCATCGTGATGCGCCCGACATGGTGCTGACCACCGCTGCCCACGCAGAGCGCGCCGAAGAGAACCTGACCACAGCCTCACGGCTGTTCCTTGCGCTGATGAAGCAGGACGAAGGCGCGCGGTCGCTGCTGCTCGCGCTGCCCGAGGTTTTTCCCTGGGTGCGCCACCTGGACGGCGAGGAAGTGCGTGAGTTCACCGTGGAACTCCTGGACGCGCTTTCCGACGCCGCCGAACTGGGCGCCCTGGAGGCGGTTCACCGCGCGGGCGACTGCTCGCATCAATGCCGACCCTGACCAGCTCAGGGAGGCGCAGCGCCCGCTGGGGCGGCATCGATCTCGGCCCGGTCGAGGTGCACGAGTGAGCCCGAAGAAGGGTGATCGGGTGAGCGTCCCGCCCCTGACGGGCTGGAATGTCATCCACGGGACGACGGAGCCGCCACCGGGTGGGAGGAGCTGTGCCGGGTGGCTCTGCCCAACGCTCACCGCTGTCTCGAATCCCTGCGCACCGACCCCCTGTCGCGGGCGAACTGGAACCGGCAGCACCAGCTCCGCGGTCGCCATGCCACCAGGGAATGGAAAGGCTCCGAGCTTGAGCAGTGGGAGTACGAGATCACCAGCGGCGGCCGCGTCCGCTACCTGGTCAGCCCACAGACCTCGACCGTGATCCTGGTCTACGCCTCGCCGCCGTCGAGGCTGTCACTCGGCGAGCGACTGGTGCGCGATGAGTTCGGAACGGGTCAGCTCCAGCAGTCGGCCCACCCAGTTCCGTCCGCGACTGTCCGAGGCGTCTCGCCAGAAGGGGGAGTCGGACAACCCGGTGTAGCGGATGGGATGGTGGCGTCGCCGGTGGAGACGAGGATCTCGGCGAGTTCGATGTGCTGGGCGAACTTTGCCCGCAGCAGGCCGGCCATCACGGCGAGCCGAACGCTGGGCCAGCCTGCTCGCCGGCTCGCGCGTCCCCCCAGGTCATGCGCCTCCCGGGCGGTGGGAGCGTCTGCTATCTGCCGACGATCGGTGGCATTGGCTGCGGACAGGGACCAGTATCCGTGAAGTACGGAGGGGTAGGACTCGCCCGCGAACCGTACGGACGCTGGAAAGTCGTTGCGCAGAACGAACAGTCCCAGTTCTTCGGGCCAGCCTCGCGGATAGACGGTCTCGTGCAAGGTGACGGCCGGGCCGGTGCCCTCGTGGGGGTCGTCCGCGTGTTGCACAGCGCGTTGCTCCTGCGCCCGTGCAACTCCCTCGTCTCCGCGGTTGAAATAGTCCAGGGCTGACTGGTGCATGTCCTCCGTCACCACTGGACCGTCACCGTCGACAGGCTTGCCCAACTCGGTGAGCAGGACCCGCAGGGGACGGTCCTGGCGGTCCATGTCGCCGAGAACGTAGATGCGCAGGTGCGGCGGTACGGCCAGATATGCGTCCCGCAACAGGGCGCGACGCTCTTCGGACGGACCCTGCTGGTAGCGCCGGATAGCCTCCCAGCAGCGTTCGCCTGCGGTTGATCGGCCGCTCAGCTCTTCGATCCGGTCGGCGACCTCCGCGAGGAATCCCTCGGGAGCCAGCGGTTCGCCGTGCCGTGAAAGCCACTTCGACGGTTCGGCGGCCAGCGGGGTGATGCCAGGCTTGGTCGGGGAGAGCATTTCCGATGCCAGCAACTTCTTCAGGCCGGCCAAGTCGGTCCGGTCCCCGCACATGATCGCGCCGTCGGCATAGACGATCAGATCGTTCACGAACCACTCTGCCTCTCGGCGATGACGCCGCCATACGTGGCACCAGGCCCCGTCGATCCGTTCCCCGTCCACCATCCGATACGTCGGTCGCCGCCACGTCATGGGCCGCACGCTACCGTCTGCTCACGGGCTTCTGACGAGCACAAGCGTCAACCCATTGCGAGGAGGTCGTCCATCTCCGTCTGGCGTGGTCGACCTCAGCTGTGAGAAATCCGGGGGGCGGCTACGGACGGGCGGACACGGCCGCGGTCCACGCCTGTGGATCGCGGTAGTGGTTCGTATGGCCGGCGGAGAGGACGGTGCGCAACTCTTCCAGGTGCTCGGTGTCGGCCGGAAGATCCAGTTGCCCGAGGAGGGCCAGCGCCGCGGACGGTTCGATCGTGCCGTGGACGTCGTGATAGCAGCCGAGCAGGGCCTTGAGCAGCGCCGGCTGCAGGACGGGGAGACGTGCCGCCGATACGTATGTCGCTTCCTTCGCCGCCCAGGGCACGGGGCCGGAGCACTCCAGTACGCGGCGAGCCCTGCGGAGCAGGGGCGCGGGCGCACCGCTCGGGAGCCGCTCGACGTCGCGGCCGAGCACTTCGGCGAAGGCTGTCGCCGAAGTGTGGTGGTCCTCGAACCAGTCGACCCAGAGCGAGTACGTGAGGACGTCCGCGCTCTGGGACCCTTCGAGCCGCCGCCGGTAGCCGTCCCACAGCGCATCCGCCGGTAGGGGGCCGTCGGCGCCTTGATCGGCGCACCGGATCTCGCACGTCACCCAGTACTCGTTCAGAAGGTCGAGCAGGCCGAACGCAAGGTGGAGTTGCCCGTGCACGTCGAGGCGTTCGTCGGTGAACACGGCTCCTGCCCAGGTGTGCGCGACCTCGTCGGCGCTCAGGAACTGACCGGTGTTCGCCCCATCGGTCCACTCGCCGCCGTGAACCTGCGTGACACCGTCCTCAGCGAGCCAACGGCGAGCGGCGTCCATGGCGGGAGTGTCCATGCGGACAGTATGAGGAGTCCGCTCGGACGGATGGGCGCCCGTGCTCGCTGCCTCCGAAGCTCGGGCGCACCGGAAGTGCCCGTCAGACCGTGGCGTGATCAGCAGGCTCTGCGGCTTCAGGAAACCCCAGCCTGTCCAGGAGCGCCGTGAACGACTCCTCCACGAAGACCTCGTGGGAGCGCAGAACGGCCTCGATCGAGGCGGGGTCGGCCTTGCCGGGGAAGCCCGCGTTGGCTGCCCACGCGAGAGCAGCCCGCGCATCGGCCGGCACCGTCGCTTCCAGTTCCGCCAACTTGCGCCGCGTGGCCGCCGCGTAGGCGGGCGTGGTCACCCAAATGCTCATATCACCCATGCTCTCGGGCTCCTCCTCCCAGAGGTTTCCCGCCTCGCCGGCCGCCAGCAACTCCAGGTGCAGATAGGCATCCCACTGCCGGCCATCGGTCCCCAGCCCGTTGATCAGCGCAGTGTCGCTGTCGTAGACGGCGGCGCAACAGGCCGCGGCTCCGGTCCACTCGACCAGCGCGGCAAGGTCCGCTGCTTTCCACAGCCCGTAGTCGAGTTGCAGCGTCTGCCAGCCTCCCGGCCGAGGCCACCATGCGTCGATGCCGTCCCGAACCTCCTCGTGGAGAGCGCGGAAAACCGGCGCCTCCACCAGCGGACGCTCACTGCGACCAAAGACCAGATACCCGGAGAATCCCACCCCTGCTCCCTCCTCAGCGCGTTGCCCGCACGATAGGGCAGGCCACCGACAACAGGTCGCGTCCGAGAACGCAACGGCGGATCATCCGACGCGAGAGGCCGGCGGCCATGAGCGCCTCATTGCAGCCGTGGTGTTCCGGATGTGCCGAGTCGAGGGCGGCCAGGAGTCCGAAAGTGTCGCGAAGACGATGATCACGTGTTGTCCTTCTCCCCCGACCCACGGCCGGCGGTGTCGGCAACCGTGCTGCGCACGTCCGCCTTGGTCGGCGTGCGGCCGGAGCCTTCGAAGGTGCGCGAGAACAGGGGCTCGTCCCACACGCGGTTCGCCATGGCTGCGAGGTGAATGCCCTGGCGGATGATCTCGGCTTCGCTGATCCCACGCCGTTCGGCGGCGCCCTTGATGATGGCGAGGTCTTCCGGGTCGGCATAGACGTTCGTGCGTTTCATGGACATGTACCGAAGCTGATGCATGTCCCATGGGCGGTAC comes from Streptomyces sp. NBC_00448 and encodes:
- a CDS encoding alpha/beta fold hydrolase, whose protein sequence is MTDTATTANRSSGQHPSSGLPLHDLAGFGHRWVDAGGIRLHAVEGGRPSGPTVVLLAGFPQTWWAWRKVMPGLAERYHVIAIDLPGQGHSDRPPHGYDTHTVASRVHAAVTALHVEEYWLVAHDIGAWVAFSLALAYEERLHGVALLDAGIPGISLPDAIPTDPQRAWKTWHFAFHLVPDLPETLLAGRERDYVDWFLKAKTLSPDTFDDAEIDHYAAAVAAEGGLRASLSYYRAAAESARGNHEALGRRHLTVPILAVSSSHGSIPDMAASISPWADHVTGAVIPGAGHFIPDEQPDAVVGALTAFIDRKRVG
- a CDS encoding NADAR family protein; translation: MTWRRPTYRMVDGERIDGAWCHVWRRHRREAEWFVNDLIVYADGAIMCGDRTDLAGLKKLLASEMLSPTKPGITPLAAEPSKWLSRHGEPLAPEGFLAEVADRIEELSGRSTAGERCWEAIRRYQQGPSEERRALLRDAYLAVPPHLRIYVLGDMDRQDRPLRVLLTELGKPVDGDGPVVTEDMHQSALDYFNRGDEGVARAQEQRAVQHADDPHEGTGPAVTLHETVYPRGWPEELGLFVLRNDFPASVRFAGESYPSVLHGYWSLSAANATDRRQIADAPTAREAHDLGGRASRRAGWPSVRLAVMAGLLRAKFAQHIELAEILVSTGDATIPSATPGCPTPPSGETPRTVADGTGWADCWS
- a CDS encoding prevent-host-death family protein; this encodes METVSFTDLSRKPKAVAAKAAALGRLRVTHRDAPDMVLTTAAHAERAEENLTTASRLFLALMKQDEGARSLLLALPEVFPWVRHLDGEEVREFTVELLDALSDAAELGALEAVHRAGDCSHQCRP
- a CDS encoding TetR/AcrR family transcriptional regulator — encoded protein: MAGKKQFDVDTALDAAMVRFWRAGYADTSLDDLSRATGLNRSSIYSSLGDKDTLYLRCLDRYATRYGGRYDQALSAASEEPLRAVRAFFEVTLARIADPDVPDGCLVAQTAMAVPVLNPAIAARAIEALAMQRTRLRTALAAADLADSDADAFAVHLAAVNQSLAVMSRAGTSRRQLHTIVDISISALARALPTPTPTPNP
- a CDS encoding CopG family transcriptional regulator, whose protein sequence is MSMKRTNVYADPEDLAIIKGAAERRGISEAEIIRQGIHLAAMANRVWDEPLFSRTFEGSGRTPTKADVRSTVADTAGRGSGEKDNT